Proteins from a genomic interval of Acidobacteriota bacterium:
- the uvrB gene encoding excinuclease ABC subunit UvrB — protein sequence MSRRFILHAPFEPTGDQPRAIEDLENRIRGGARHSTLLGVTGSGKTFTMAALVERLQRPTLVLAHNKTLAAQLFSEFKQFFPENAVEYFVSYYDYYQPEAYVPSTDTYIEKESTINEEIDRLRLSATRSLRERKDVLIVASVSCIYGLGEPESYYGMTLRVARGEPLDLQKTLRRLVDMLYTRTPSVLERGRFRVRGDVLEVHPSYADEVLRVELFGDEVEGLFRVDPLTGEILEELDEVVLYPRTHYATPRETVLAAVETIKTELKERLGELEAQGRLLEAQRLSQRTRFDLEMLAETGFCNGVENYSRHLTGRGPGEPPPTLLEYLPTDALVFLDESHMTVPQLQAMYRGDRSRKQTLVDYGFRLPSALDNRPLKFEEFNALAPRIVYVSATPAAYELGVSGGVSAEQVVRPTGLMDPVVEIRPATGQVEDLYRECREVTAGGQRVLVTTLTKKMAEELTAYLKNLGLQVAYLHSDIDTLERVKILRELRKGTIEVLVGVNLLREGLDLPEVSRVAVLDADKEGFLRSRGALIQTMGRAARNVEGKAILYADSMTDSMRAAVEETTRRRAKQEAYNAAHGITPQSIVKSLDTILSSVFERDYYAVPKVAEEEAPYADPEEAARQIAALEKEMYAAAEVLEFEKAAELRDRAEALRRRLVGP from the coding sequence GGGCCATCGAGGACCTCGAGAACCGGATCCGGGGAGGCGCACGCCACTCCACGCTCTTGGGCGTCACGGGCTCGGGAAAGACCTTCACCATGGCGGCCCTCGTGGAGCGCCTCCAGCGGCCCACCCTGGTCCTGGCCCACAACAAGACCCTGGCCGCCCAGCTCTTCTCCGAGTTCAAGCAGTTCTTCCCCGAGAACGCCGTCGAGTACTTCGTTTCCTACTACGACTACTACCAGCCCGAAGCCTACGTGCCCTCCACCGACACCTACATCGAGAAAGAGTCCACCATCAACGAGGAGATCGACCGCCTCCGCCTGTCGGCCACACGAAGCCTCCGCGAGAGGAAGGACGTCCTCATCGTGGCGTCGGTTTCCTGCATCTACGGCCTCGGAGAGCCCGAATCGTACTACGGCATGACCCTCCGGGTGGCCCGGGGGGAGCCTCTGGACCTGCAGAAGACCCTGAGGCGCCTGGTGGACATGCTCTATACCCGGACGCCCTCGGTCCTGGAGCGCGGGCGCTTCCGCGTGCGGGGGGACGTCCTGGAGGTTCACCCCTCCTACGCCGACGAGGTTCTCCGGGTGGAACTCTTCGGGGACGAGGTGGAGGGCCTGTTCCGGGTGGACCCCCTGACCGGGGAGATCCTCGAAGAGCTGGACGAGGTCGTCCTCTATCCCAGGACGCACTACGCCACTCCCAGGGAGACGGTCCTGGCCGCCGTGGAGACCATCAAGACCGAACTCAAGGAGCGCCTGGGGGAACTGGAGGCGCAGGGAAGGCTCCTCGAAGCCCAGCGCCTCTCCCAGCGCACCCGCTTCGACCTGGAAATGCTGGCCGAGACGGGCTTCTGCAACGGCGTGGAGAACTACTCCCGGCACCTCACGGGCCGGGGCCCCGGCGAGCCGCCCCCCACACTTCTGGAGTACCTCCCGACGGACGCCCTGGTCTTTCTGGACGAGTCCCACATGACCGTCCCCCAGCTCCAGGCCATGTACCGGGGAGACAGGTCTCGGAAGCAGACCCTGGTGGACTACGGCTTCCGTCTCCCGTCGGCCCTGGACAACCGGCCCCTGAAGTTCGAAGAGTTCAACGCCCTGGCGCCCCGCATCGTCTACGTTTCGGCCACCCCAGCCGCCTACGAACTGGGCGTCTCGGGCGGCGTCTCCGCGGAGCAGGTCGTCCGCCCCACGGGCCTCATGGACCCGGTGGTGGAGATCCGCCCGGCCACGGGACAGGTGGAGGACCTCTACCGGGAGTGCCGGGAGGTGACCGCGGGCGGCCAGCGCGTCCTTGTCACGACGCTCACGAAGAAAATGGCCGAGGAGTTGACGGCGTATTTGAAGAACCTGGGCCTGCAGGTGGCCTACCTCCATTCGGACATCGACACCCTGGAGCGCGTCAAGATCCTGAGGGAATTGAGAAAGGGGACCATCGAGGTCCTGGTGGGCGTGAACCTCCTGAGGGAGGGCCTCGACCTTCCCGAGGTGAGCCGGGTGGCCGTCCTGGACGCCGACAAGGAGGGCTTCCTCCGGAGCCGGGGCGCCCTCATCCAGACCATGGGGCGGGCGGCCCGCAACGTGGAGGGCAAGGCCATCCTCTACGCCGACTCCATGACCGACTCCATGCGCGCCGCCGTGGAGGAGACCACGAGACGGCGGGCCAAGCAGGAGGCCTACAACGCCGCCCACGGCATCACGCCCCAGTCCATCGTGAAAAGCCTCGACACGATCCTCTCCAGCGTCTTCGAGCGGGATTACTACGCCGTGCCGAAGGTGGCCGAAGAGGAGGCCCCCTACGCCGATCCCGAGGAGGCGGCCCGGCAGATCGCCGCGCTCGAGAAGGAGATGTACGCCGCCG